From a region of the Triticum aestivum cultivar Chinese Spring chromosome 7D, IWGSC CS RefSeq v2.1, whole genome shotgun sequence genome:
- the LOC123165276 gene encoding condensin complex subunit 3, with translation MSPAAAVAGADETRRLAGEAARVLDECRASLAVHPRKLRELSALRASSSPGGRFLPAFCDALTPLFEVLRRSPASDRVARFAAAFASSSASAAADGTGFLEGFLRFLLVASAAAHRPARFRSCQIISEIIMQLPDDAEVSDEIWDEVIDAMKIRIQDKIPAIRVFSVRALSRFAIDEEDGGIIDIFLETLEKEQNAEVRKTIILSLPPSSATLESIIESTIDTSESVRRAAYSVLSTKFPLQSLSIKQRTTLLHRGLSDRSTSVKNECLRMLKEEWLVKHCGGDVITLLRFLDVETYELVGESVMGVLLKDGSVRVQDGQTIRQYFTANTEDAEQVSSIKLMEAEVALYWKVMCMHLQAEAQVKGSEAATTTGTEAAVYASEASDKNDLLDGVLPSTVAEFVDLVKAHLSAGPNYHFASRQLLLLGGMLDFSDSMNRKVASSFLYELLNRPLEHEVDEDGNQIAIGDGVSLGGDLQWAKAVSELAKKVHASIGEFEMVIATVVEELARPCRERTADFMQWMHCLAVTGLLLENTSTLRSLEGTAIRPSEVLQSLLLPAAKQKHVDVQRAALRCLCLFGLLENKPSTELVKQLRLSFINGPDLVSAMASKALIDLVSWHGPQELDQAIGTEPSDANYEKTQFAPVDISDLNDDDLNVGVLSILFSGFHKDDWEFSPEGDNHDNVPTILGEGFAKILLLSENYPSISADLHPVILAQLVRLYFLEESKELGRLKQCLSVFFLHYPSLSEKHKRCVSSAFVPLMRAMWPGIHGNAGGSGPVVSKKRKQAVQAARFMVQMVQSPLFSTETAEQACMSPESLSSSPGPFVNYDISEEGLAIRIAVEVGNSQDKKSAPMKAYALALCKVAVLLRFRQSEQKAIKCMRGLVNTLAASAASDKDLMKELAQMASRLKSLDESPEEELPQDQADAIFEQLGLAGGVKLDAANTVVPPTPAPPRSVRAPPARRRARRAASSSDDSEAEAEGESLDVTSVSQVPATPSVATARAQRASKTAALSKFKSSVKPSLEAASDSEQDEMSGLTTDEDPSDDSDDPDEEES, from the exons ATGTCGCCCGCCGCGGCCGTCGCCGGCGCCGACGAGACGAGGCGCCtcgcgggcgaggcggcgcgcgtGCTCGACGAGTGCCGCGCCTCCCTCGCCGTGCACCCGCGCAAGCTCCGGGAGCTCTCGGCGctccgcgcctcctcctcgcccggcgGCCGCTTCCTCCCGGCCTTCTGTGACGCCCTCACCCCGCTCTTCGAGGTCCTCCGCCGCTCCCCCGCCTCCGACCGCGTCGCGCGCTTCGCGGCGgcgttcgcctcctcctccgcctccgcggcCGCGGACGGCACCGGGTTCCTCGAGGGTTTCCTCcgcttcctcctcgtcgcctccgccgcGGCGCACCGGCCCGCGCGCTTCCGCTCCTGCCAAATCATATCTGAG ATTATTATGCAATtaccggatgatgccgaggtgagTGATGAGATTTGGGATGAAGTGATTGATGCCATGAAGATTCGGATTCAGGATAAAATCCCTGCAATTCGAGTTTTCTCTGTTCGTGCATTGTCTCGTTTTGCGATTGATGAAGAGGATGGTGGCATCATCGATATTTTTCTTGAGACCCTAGAAAAAGAACAAAACGCT GAGGTCCGAAAGACAATTATTTTGTCTCTTCCACCATCAAGTGCTACACTGGAGTCAATCATTGAATCAACGATTGATACCAGTGAATCAGTTCGGAGGGCAGCATATTCTGTGCTTTCAACTAAATTTCCCCTCCAAAGTCTTAG CATCAAGCAGAGGACAACTCTCCTTCACAGAGGCCTCTCAGATAGGTCTACATCTGTGAAAAATGAATGCTTGAGGATGCTGAAGGAGGAGTGGCTTGTAAAGCATTGTGGTGGAGATGTCATCACGCTTCTCAGGTTTCTTGATGTCGAGACTTATGAGTTAGTTGGAGAATCCGTGATGGGGGTGCTTCTGAAGGATGGTTCTGTGCGAGTTCAAGATGGGCAAACTATCAGGCAGTACTTTACTGCAAATACCGAGGATGCTG AACAAGTTTCCAGTATCAAGCTCATGGAGGCTGAGGTTGCTCTTTACTGGAAAGTCATGTGCATGCACTTGCAGGCTGAAGCTCAG GTCAAAGGCTCAGAGGCTGCAACAACTACAGGGACAGAGGCAGCAGTATATGCTTCTGAGGCGTCGGATAAAAATGATCTTCTTGATGGTGTCCTTCCTAGCACAGTTGCTGAGTTTGTTGATTTGGTAAAAGCGCACCTTTCAGCTG GACCAAATTATCACTTCGCGTCGCGGCAACTATTATTGCTTGGTGGAATGCTTGACTTTTCCGATAGCATGAACAGGAAAGTTGCAAGTTCATTTCTGTATGAGCTTCTGAATAGACCACTTGAACATGAAGTCGATGAAGATGGAAACCAGATCGCCATTGGTGATGGTGTCAGTCTTGGAGGGGACCTGCAGTGGGCCAAAGCAGTCTCAGAATTGGCTAAAAAGGTTCATGCTTCTATTGGTGAATTTGAAATGGTGATTGCCACTGTCGTTGAAGAACTGGCTAGACCATGCAGGGAGAGAACTGCTGAtttcatgcaatggatgcactgtCTGGCGGTGACAGGTCTTCTTCTAGAGAATACTTCAACCTTACGAAGCCTGGAAGGCACGGCAATCAGACCATCTGAAGTGCTTCAGTCATTGTTGCTTCCTGCA GCAAAGCAGAAACATGTTGACGTACAGAGGGCTGCTTTAAGATGCCTTTGTCTTTTTGGCTTGTTAGAGAACAAACCAAGTACAGAGTTGGTGAAGCAGTTGCGTTTATCATTCATCAATGGGCCTGACTTGGTTAGTGCCATGGCATCCAAGGCCTTGATTGACCTTGTGTCTTGGCATGGTCCACAAGAATTAGATCAAGCCATTGGAACTGAACCATCTGATGCTAATTATGAGAAGACTCAGTTTGCTCCTGTGGACATCTCTGATTTGAATGATGATGATCTAAACGTTGGAGTTCTTAGTATTCTGTTTTCTGGATTTCATAAAGATGACTGGGAGTTCAGCCCAGAGGGTGATAACCATGATAATGTCCCGACCATTCTTGGTGAAGGTTTTGCAAAAATTCTTCTCTTGAGTGAGAACTATCCAAGCATATCCGCAGACTTGCATCCTGTTATACTAGCTCAACTTGTAAGATTATATTTCCTGGAGGAATCTAAAGAACTCGGAAG ATTGAAACAGTGTCTGTCTGTCTTCTTTCTCCATTATCCATCCCTTTCAGAGAAGCACAAG AGATGTGTCTCAAGTGCATTTGTACCACTCATGAGAGCCATGTGGCCAGGTATCCATGGTAATGCTGGGGGTAGTGGACCTGTTGTATCGAAAAAGCGTAAACAGGCAGTCCAGGCTGCCCGTTTTATGGTTCAAATGGTACAAAGTCCATTGTTTTCAACGGAAACAGCAGAGCAAGCTTGTATGAGTCCTGAAAGCCTTTCCAGTTCACCAGGTCCGTTTGTCAATTATGACATCAGTGAGGAAGGGCTTGCTATCCGTATTGCAGTGGAG GTAGGAAATAGCCAAGACAAGAAGAGCGCGCCTATGAAAGCATATGCCTTGGCTTTGTGCAAGGTTGCCGTGCTTCTAAGATTCCGGCAATCGGAACAGAAGGCCATCAAGTGCATGAGAGGACTGGTGAACACATTGGCTGCTTCAGCGGCTTCTGACAAGGACCTTATGAAGGAGCTCGCTCAAATGGCATCAAGGCTCAAGTCACTTGATGAGTCCCCGGAGGAAGAACTGCCGCAAGATCAAGCCGATGCCATATTCG AGCAACTAGGATTGGCTGGTGGCGTCAAGCTTGACGCTGCCAATACAGTGGTGCCACCAACGCCAGCACCACCTCGGTCAGTCCGGGCTCCTCCAGCCAGGAGAAGAGCAAGGCGGGCGGCATCGTCTAGCGATGACAGCGAAGCGGAAGCCGAAGGAGAGAGCTTGGATGTAACATCGGTGAGCCAGGTCCCGGCCACTCCCAGCGTGGCCACGGCACGCGCTCAGAGAGCAAGCAAGACTGCGGCCCTGAGCAAgttcaagtcttctgtgaagcctTCTCTCGAGGCTGCTTCTGACAGTGAACAAGACGAGATGTCCGGACTGACAACTGATGAGGATCCGTCTGATGATTCCGACGACCCTGACGAGGAGGAGTCTTAA